A section of the Sphaerodactylus townsendi isolate TG3544 linkage group LG11, MPM_Stown_v2.3, whole genome shotgun sequence genome encodes:
- the EN2 gene encoding homeobox protein engrailed-2, whose protein sequence is MEDSEPRPAEGGAPRQPTPTPPPQHEDPGSGSGSDGEPGRRRALLLPRALQPPANHPHPPHRITNFFIDNILRPEFGRRKDGGPGGASPDQQHQQQQHSRGVRSPSAAAPASTAPAEGPAGGGGGGSKALGAAKKAGEAGPLEAALKTRGGGGGGGGDLSVSSDSDSSQAGAYPGGQPMLWPAWVYCTRYSDRPSSGPRSRKPKKKNPNKEDKRPRTAFTAEQLQRLKAEFQTNRYLTEQRRQSLAQELSLNESQIKIWFQNKRAKIKKATGNKNSLAAHLMAQGLYNHSTASKDGKSDSE, encoded by the exons ATGGAGGACAGCGAGCCGCGCCCGGCCGAAGGAGGCGCCCCGCGGCAGCCCACGCCGACGCCGCCTCCCCAGCACGAGGACccgggcagcggcagcggcagcgacGGCGAGCCCGGGCGGCGGCGGGCCCTGCTCCTGCCCAGGGCGCTCCAGCCGCCCGCCAACCACCCGCACCCGCCGCACCGCATCACCAACTTTTTCATCGACAACATCCTGCGGCCCGAATTCGGGCGGAGGAAGGACGGCGGCCCCGGCGGCGCCAGCCCCgaccagcagcaccagcagcagcagcacagccgGGGCGTCCGCAGCCCCTCCGCCGCCGCGCCCGCCTCCACCGCCCCGGCCGAAGGAccagcaggcggcggcggcggcggctccaaAGCGCTGGGCGCCGCCAAGAAAGCAGGCGAGGCCGGCCCGCTCGAGGCAGCCCTCAAGACCCGcggcggaggaggcggcggcggcggcgatctGTCGGTCAGCTCGGACTCGGACAGCTCGCAGGCCGGCGCTTACCCCGGCGGGCAGCCCATGCTGTGGCCGGCCTGGGTCTACTGCACCCGCTACTCGGACCGGCCTTCCTCAG GCCCCCGGTCGCGCAAGCCAAAGAAGAAGAACCCCAACAAGGAGGACAAGCGCCCGCGGACGGCCTTCACGGCGGAGCAGCTGCAGCGGCTCAAGGCCGAGTTCCAGACGAACCGCTACCTGACGGAGCAGCGGCGCCAGAGCCTGGCCCAGGAGCTCAGCCTCAACGAGTCGCAGATCAAGATCTGGTTCCAGAACAAGCGCGCCAAGATCAAGAAGGCCACCGGCAACAAGAACTCCCTGGCCGCCCACCTCATGGCCCAAGGACTCTACAACCACTCCACGGCCTCGAAAGACGGCAAGTCCGACAgcgagtga